Proteins from a genomic interval of Lolium perenne isolate Kyuss_39 chromosome 1, Kyuss_2.0, whole genome shotgun sequence:
- the LOC127316414 gene encoding uncharacterized protein — protein sequence MEYVAVATRAPTPMSRRTRHAHQLPADPLPPPPPLQTRTTGIGNIPHPPASSVQSHRRMDLENELQTRTTTGNGNGNGNGNGNGNSNGVQSHRRMDLEHEVAELKQQLSNEQTVHDILERALHPTSTSARSVVLNIPAFIPSKAKELLAELVLVEEEITRLESQISTMKGGLAAAQHQRASAMGTTASYPYPPSVYTSNGNGGGGTTGKGTTPHAPTPTSVLTRQPADQVAPEIKSMFFISQAMNAEYLKRHIAADDKQAKSPKDQHIRGSGAAAAVSPKFNNVFALPPRTSLEKQSERAAEKPSKTIQEPSPPTTATAIKRDEQTKIQPNKLSERIVKCLAVIFIRLLRSSRAAEMEKSGNLARNAQGSFRIDAALNVAAGAAKEKERGQQDHYGIFAVQDSIVRDIGPYKNLVRFTSSAFDLRGFSTSPLLTKLREMLEALQQVDLRFLTHQQKLAFWLNIYNTCIMHGILQHGLPSNSEKLLALKNKATINVSGQKFNALVIENFILRQPSSMKEELWKCDIDVEEQHVRSLYGLNSSEPNILFALCCGIRSSPALRIYKADRVMMDLEKAKLDYLQASLVVTSTRKLMIPSLIHSNMHDFAKDMESLLRWICDQLPTSWSLRKSMVDCLRGQQGHLKVDDVVEVIPYDYEFQYLLPM from the exons ATGGAGTACGTTGCGGTTGCGACGCGAGCTCCAACTCCGATGAGCCGCAGGACTCGCCATGCTCACCAGCTCCCCGCCGATCctctacctcctcctcctccg TTGCAGACAAGGACGACAGGCATCGGCAACATTCCCCACCCGCCTGCTTCTTCTGTGCAGAGTCATAGAAGGATGGATCTTGAGAACGAG TTGCAGACGAGGACGACAACAGGCAACGGCAACGGCAACGGCAACGGCAATGGCAACGGCAACAGCAACGGCGTGCAGAGTCACAGACGGATGGATCTTGAGCACGAG GTGGCGGAGCTGAAGCAGCAGCTGAGCAACGAGCAGACGGTGCACGACATCCTCGAGCGCGCCCTGCACCCGACCTCAACCTCGGCGCGCTCCGTCGTCCTCAACATCCCGGCCTTCATCCCGTCCAAGGCCAAGGAGCTGCTCGCAGAGCTCGTGCTCGTCGAGGAGGAGATCACGCGGCTCGAGTCCCAGATTAGCACCATGAAGGGAGGCCTGGCGGCCGCGCAGCACCAGCGGGCATCGGCAATGGGCACCACCGCCTCCTATCCATACCCGCCAAGCGTCTACACCAGCAACGGCAATGGGGGAGGAGGTACGACAGGCAAGGGCACGACGCCGCATGCGCCGACGCCAACATCGGTGCTGACTCGCCAGCCGGCTGACCAGGTGGCGCCGGAGATCAAGTCCATGTTCTTCATCAGCCAGGCCATGAACGCCGAGTACCTAAAGCGTCATATCGCCGCCGACGACAAGCAGGCAAAGAGCCCCAAAgatcaacatatcagaggatcagGAGCCGCTGCCGCAGTCAGCCCAAAGTTCAACAACGTCTTTGCCCTCCCGCCAAGAACCTCCCTTGAGAAG CAATCCGAACGAGCAGCTGAAAAACCGTCTAAAACAATCCAAGAGCCCTCCCCGCCAACAACTGCAACGGCGATAAAGAGAGACGAGCAGACCAAGATCCAGCCGAACAAGCTCTCGGAGAGGATCGTGAAATGCCTTGCAGTCATCTTCATCAGGCTGCTCCGTTCGTCGCGGGCGGCCGAGATGGAGAAGTCCGGCAACCTCGCCAGGAACGCGCAGGGCAGCTTCAGGATAGACGCGGCGCTCAACGTGGCGGCGGGCGCCGCCAAGGAGAAGGAACGAGGGCAGCAGGACCACTACGGCATCTTCGCGGTCCAGGACTCGATCGTCAGAGATATTGGACCTTACAAGAACCTCGTCAGGTTCACCTCCAGCGCCTTCGACCTCAGAGGGTTCTCCACCTCCCCTCTGCTCACCAAATTGAG GGAGATGTTGGAGGCCTTGCAGCAGGTGGATTTGAGGTTTCTAACGCACCAGCAGAAGCTCGCATTTTGGCTCAACATTTACAACACGTGTATCATGCAC GGGATTCTGCAGCATGGTTTGCCCTCCAACTCTGAAAAGTTACTTGCGCTGAAGAATAAG GCAACAATTAACGTTTCAGGTCAAAAGTTCAATGCTCTAGTGATAGAGAATTTCATCTTAAGGCAGCCATCAAGCATGAAAGAG GAACTATGGAAATGCGACATCGATGTCGAAGAACAGCATGTAAGGAGTCTGTATGGATTGAACAGTTCAGAGCCCAACATTTTATTCGCATTGTGTTGCGGAATCAGATCATCCCCAGCG CTGCGGATATACAAGGCAGATCGCGTGATGATGGACCTGGAGAAGGCGAAGTTAGACTACCTGCAGGCGTCGTTGGTGGTGACCTCCACAAGAAAGCTGATGATCCCAAGCCTGATACACTCCAACATGCACGATTTTGCCAAGGACATGGAGTCGCTGCTCCGGTGGATTTGCGACCAGCTCCCGACGTCTTGGTCGCTCAGGAAATCCATGGTGGACTGCTTGAGAGGGCAGCAGGGTCATCTCAAGGTGGATGACGTCGTGGAGGTGATCCCGTATGACTATGAGTTTCAGTATCTGCTGCCCATGTGA